One window of the Microplitis demolitor isolate Queensland-Clemson2020A chromosome 10, iyMicDemo2.1a, whole genome shotgun sequence genome contains the following:
- the LOC128668748 gene encoding uncharacterized protein DKFZp434B061-like, with translation MGHSHRASRSSLSAGTPDSLSDNESSFKLSTRKTSTPYRSVITPSGSRPSSRPASRPASRPASRPSSRPASRQGSKLPSRYGSTQSLDSTDESGTPSRIPRRTLGTTGTTPTSSRHNSISGRKLIPPVNGSSTSRPRTPTGLVSPASGVPSRLGSIYRTSSIPTLSGAVTPNRTRTPSSGSSTPLPPASKLSRKPSGASDTSVSALPVSSRKGTKPTAIDQRAPFRL, from the exons ATGGGTCATTCGCATCGCGCGTCAAGGTCATCTTTAAGTGCTGGTACACCAGATAGTCTCAGTGACAATGAGAGCTCATTCAAATTGTCAACAAGAAAAACTAGTACTCCTTACAGAAGTGTCATTACACCAA gtGGCAGCCGTCCATCTAGCCGTCCAGCATCACGACCGGCATCAAGGCCAGCAAGTAGACCCAGTAGTAGACCAGCGTCAAGACAAGGTAGTAAACTACCAAGTCGATATGGTTCAACTCAATCATTAGATAGTAcag atGAATCAGGTACTCCAAGTCGTATTCCACGAAGAACACTAGGTACAACTGGAACAACACCGACGTCAAGTCGACACAACAGTATTTCTGGAAGAAAATTAATTCCTCCAGTAAACGGGTCATCAACATCTCGACCTCGGACTCCCACTGGACTCGTAAGTCCTGCAAGCGGAGTCCCATCTAg gcttGGTTCGATTTATAGAACATCGAGTATCCCAACTCTTTCTGGTGCCGTAACACCAAATAG gACACGAACACCTTCCAGTGGTTCATCGACGCCCTTGCCACCGGCGTCAAAATTATCGCGCAAACCTTCAGGAGCTTCAGATACTTCAGTCTCAGCTCTTCCAGTTTCATCACGCAAAGGAACCAAACCCACGGCCATTGATCAGAGAGCTCCATTtagattgtaa